In Chaetodon trifascialis isolate fChaTrf1 chromosome 4, fChaTrf1.hap1, whole genome shotgun sequence, one DNA window encodes the following:
- the pigc gene encoding phosphatidylinositol N-acetylglucosaminyltransferase subunit C translates to MGPDSTPGPAVPWRKVLWERQPYPDNYVDQRFLEELRRNEGIRQYRYWAVVKEAGFVGQQLSCVAIFITLWLYMEQGLLSPERLLWTSLVCALIGYGLHQALTSQVESGCELRTRMADLQSATIFLSFTFGFSPVLKTLTESVSTDTVYAMSAMMLLAHLVSFPYAHPSPPGSLSLNAALFASVCLASRLPGALHTFAMLSCALLVFALWPCLLQRLRENAPSQFTGLCVGVCIGGVGGLGSQWPGGAVLLALALGSVTLLCPLLLVRLQRHKDNIHGPWDEAEIREDLSHFLH, encoded by the exons ATGGGGCCAGACAGTACTCCGGGTCCAGCCGTGCCCTGGCGGAAGGTGCTGTGGGAGCGCCAGCCGTACCCTGATAACTATGTGGACCAGCGGTTCCTGGAGGAATTACGGAGGAATGAGGGCATCCGGCAGTACCGCTACTGGGCTGTGGTAAAAGAAGCAGGCTTTGTGGGACAGCAGCTGTCCTGTGTGGCCATTTTTATTACCCTCTGGCTGTACATGGAGCAG GGTCTTCTGTCCCCGGAGAGGCTGTTGTGGACCAGCCTTGTCTGCGCCCTGATAGGTTATGGACTTCATCAAGCTTTGACGTCTCAAGTGGAATCAGGCTGTGAGCTCCGGACCCGTATGGCTGACTTACAGAGTGCCactatttttctttccttcactttTGGCTTTTCGCCAGTTCTAAAGACACTAACAGAGTCTGTGAGTACCGACACAGTATACGCTATGTCTGCTATGATGCTGCTTGCCCACCTGGTGTCATTCCCTTATGCTCACCCCTCACCCCCTGGCAGCCTCTCTCTAAACGCAGCCCTGTTTGCCTCAGTGTGTCTCGCCTCGAGGTTACCTGGCGCTCTGCACACCTTCGCCATGCTCAGCTGTGCCCTGCTGGTGTTTGCCCTGTGGCCCTGCCTGCTGcagaggctgagggagaacGCACCCAGCCAGTTTACTGGgttgtgtgtgggagtgtgtatCGGGGGGGTGGGTGGTCTGGGGTCCCAGTGGCCAGGAGGAGCCGTGCTCTTAGCCCTGGCCTTAGGGAGCGTAACTTTGCTCTGCCCGCTGCTGCTAGTCAGGCTGCAGAGGCACAAGGACAACATCCATGGACCCTGGGATGAGGCTGAGATTCGCGAGGACCTCAGTCACTTCCTTCACTAA
- the tmed5 gene encoding transmembrane emp24 domain-containing protein 5 — MEAARVLLCVLSVFAALVSERFAVLAAFSQSLDSDFTFTLPPGRKECFYQTMKRDASLEIEYQVLDGAGLDVDFFISSPSGQVLFSDYRKSDGVHTVETEDGDYMFCFDNTFSSVSEKIIFFELILDNMDTDEDPDDWKEYVHGTDILDMKLEDLMDTINNVKSRLGKSVQIQTVLRAFEARDRNLQESNYDRVNFWSVVNLIVMMLVSAVQVYLVRSLFEDKRKIRT, encoded by the exons ATGGAGGCAGCCCGGGTACTtttgtgtgtcctctctgtgttcGCTGCTCTCGTCTCGGAGAGGTTTGCGGTGCTGGCTGCCTTCTCTCAGTCTCTGGACAGCGACTTCACATTCACTCTGCCCCCCGGTCGCAAGGAGTGTTTCTACCAGACCATGAAGAGAGATGCCTCTCTGGAGATTGAATATCAG GTATTAGATGGTGCAGGTCTTGATGTGgacttcttcatctcctctccttctggCCAAGTGCTGTTCAGTGACTACCGCAAGTCCGATGGAGTGCACAC TGTCGAAACTGAGGACGGAGACTACATGTTCTGCTTCGACAACACGTTCAGCTCCGTCTCTGAGAAGATCATCTTCTTTGAGTTGATCCTGGACAACATGGATACAGATGAAGACCCAGACGACTGGAAGGAGTATGTCCACGGAACAGACATATTGGACATGAAATTGGAAGACCTTATG GACACCATCAACAACGTGAAGAGTCGCCTCGGGAAAAGCGTGCAGATCCAGACGGTGCTGCGGGCGTTCGAGGCTCGCGACAGAAACCTGCAGGAAAGTAACTATGACAGGGTGAACTTTTGGTCCGTAGTGAACCTCATCGTTATGATGTTGGTATCGGCGGTTCAGGTCTACCTCGTCCGCTCGCTGTTTGAAGATAAAAGGAAAATTCGTACATAA